A region of Ochrobactrum quorumnocens DNA encodes the following proteins:
- a CDS encoding phage portal protein — protein sequence MGITNILDKAIGYVSPQAGLRRVQQRAAMEIAQRNYTGAETSRLKSGRRAKSTSADAEITRAGRILRDRMRDLVRNNPYAAKAVSELVSHAIGDGIIPRSKNKKAIKLFQEWSKVCDADGDLDFNGIVALTAREMFESGNGIVRRRRRRLEDGLPVPLQLQVLESDLIDTTKEGVLSGGGKTIQGIEFDAMGRKRAYWMFGSHPGNSFFDPQSTIVSKPVPAGDIAHVFEKQRTQVIGVPWGTPAMADTFDLAEYEQAELVRKRLEACLVGVMTGGDVDDNIGMPMTGEDGTAQKPGIYNTRGQRVEKFEPGMFYNAVGGRDMKFSQPAVTDSYDPYKTSMLHTVAAGWRVPFAIMTGRLDKVNYSSSKIGLEGFRRLISMVQWQMIIPMLLQPIWDWFCEAAYLAGKIPTPTVAVEWSPPRFYSADPLKDVNARIKEVRAGFRSLSSAIAETGEDPDDVLDEIKSDNAKLDKRGIILDSDPRHISQAGQTQQRSDDDPPDKDENDDET from the coding sequence ATGGGCATCACCAATATTCTGGATAAGGCCATTGGCTATGTTTCCCCGCAGGCAGGATTGCGGCGCGTTCAACAGCGTGCCGCGATGGAAATTGCGCAGCGCAACTATACTGGAGCTGAAACCAGCCGGCTAAAATCGGGCAGGCGGGCAAAGTCTACTTCGGCTGATGCTGAAATCACACGGGCCGGACGCATTCTGCGGGATCGGATGCGCGATCTTGTGCGCAACAATCCTTATGCAGCCAAGGCGGTTTCCGAGCTTGTCAGCCATGCGATTGGTGACGGGATCATTCCCCGCTCGAAAAATAAGAAAGCAATCAAACTGTTCCAAGAGTGGAGCAAAGTTTGTGATGCCGATGGGGATCTCGATTTTAATGGAATCGTGGCACTCACGGCTCGCGAGATGTTTGAAAGCGGCAATGGCATTGTTCGCCGTCGTCGTCGAAGGCTGGAAGACGGCTTGCCAGTTCCATTGCAATTGCAGGTTCTGGAATCTGACCTGATCGACACAACAAAAGAGGGTGTGCTTTCAGGTGGTGGCAAAACCATTCAGGGTATCGAGTTTGACGCCATGGGACGCAAGCGCGCCTATTGGATGTTCGGATCTCACCCCGGAAACAGTTTCTTTGATCCGCAGTCGACTATTGTTTCCAAGCCGGTCCCTGCCGGTGACATTGCGCATGTATTCGAAAAACAACGCACACAAGTCATAGGGGTGCCGTGGGGCACTCCTGCAATGGCTGACACGTTCGATCTCGCTGAATATGAGCAGGCCGAACTTGTTCGCAAACGGCTGGAAGCCTGCCTCGTTGGTGTGATGACCGGCGGCGACGTTGATGACAATATCGGTATGCCAATGACTGGCGAGGATGGTACCGCGCAAAAACCGGGCATCTACAATACGCGCGGTCAACGGGTCGAGAAATTCGAACCCGGCATGTTTTATAATGCTGTTGGCGGTCGAGATATGAAGTTTTCGCAGCCTGCCGTTACGGATAGCTACGACCCCTATAAAACTTCGATGTTGCATACGGTTGCAGCGGGATGGCGTGTGCCGTTCGCTATTATGACTGGACGGCTCGATAAGGTAAATTATTCGTCGAGCAAGATCGGACTTGAAGGCTTTCGACGGCTGATCTCGATGGTGCAATGGCAGATGATAATTCCTATGCTGTTGCAACCTATCTGGGATTGGTTTTGTGAAGCCGCTTATCTGGCGGGCAAGATCCCCACGCCAACGGTCGCGGTCGAATGGTCGCCGCCGCGCTTCTATTCGGCAGATCCGCTGAAAGACGTGAATGCCCGTATCAAGGAAGTCCGTGCCGGGTTCCGTTCGCTTTCATCTGCGATTGCTGAGACAGGCGAGGATCCAGATGATGTTCTTGATGAAATCAAGTCGGACAATGCCAAGCTCGATAAACGCGGCATCATCCTTGACAGTGATCCACGGCACATCTCGCAGGCCGGGCAGACACAACAGCGGTCCGATGATGACCCTCCCGACAAGGACGAAAACGATGACGAAACTTAA
- a CDS encoding DUF4815 domain-containing protein produces MSSIIKRAGYGDRFDRAQRRHAIAFQDVGRDKKGIYLQSADLNEMQSMNIDHMRRGFDYILQDGRVMDGQDPVVEIEDDNHIRVRLPACPIYIEGIVHDVPDATFVLPNKGDLTIGVRSMEVLITDVVDVELKGSIPGTEAYMEEGPGRVEITVLWGHSQDGDPKPLVSVYQVRDGVILTTSTNIDFSEIYKAIEGYSRESNGSYVYDGFLITALGPKANGKQGFSVSEGTAYVNGRRISRRQSLPFEVEEKPDLRNVDAEPHPFTEATGGTQTFKVSKAPISSIRRVTVEKEITESVLHGPFSGAVDPLAHPSVTAILEIKQGGTVYTSPASWLLSQGQIDWSPSGAEPAPGSTYSVKYRYNENIQPDEVTRDTVKVTGAAKDTNVLIDYAYKLPRIDAVCMDTTGSMVYVTGTSAVSRPRPPIVSDSMIELARISNDWGKKPFVESTGVRNVPYSEIQDIRTMLLDVYDLVAQERLKNDVSARDVGAKRGLFVDPLRNDAMRDQGIAQTAAVFGGKMTLPIYARLHEFPAFVGIRHLEFSEVAVIRQPRRSKAMKINPYQTFTPMPGRASIEPSTDVWTDKQTVWTSPETQAFEANEGEFISGISLEQKVEKVSERVVNAEFIRQRDVNFRLEGFIEGETLVVVDFDGVEVTPTVSGPADEDGVITGHFTTPPNIPAGSKSIYFQGSVGTEAGCTYVGRGSITVEEYRLTSSLETTTETMPQPVVNNTVINNVTNVTNVTNVAANNSTPIVRREGSDGGGGHDPLAQTFTLAQSWCLSSIRLMCAKIGSRSNSIAVQLRTVEVGMPTQTVLAEAFVPGTDLVEGEVFTARFNFPVFLQGGREFAFVALTDDAEHSLFVAEIGKIDLDTQAVISEQPFTVGVLLSSSNASTWTVHNEADLWFEMIGCRFDPVERVVPIGTFKANKMSDVIIRAGVEYPDPSVDVSIRLRRPSGETITTAPSQTIRFDEYIQNEDIQVEAILRGTERITPFLFPDIQIIEGEIQPTANYATRAIDAADTNRVLVTLDARLPAGSSATVQIGMPDDYPNIPVSSATQLGDGLVEQTFIRSAYPAANLDARTLITITGTPAARPEISAVRMLLSKV; encoded by the coding sequence ATGAGCAGCATCATTAAACGCGCCGGTTACGGTGACAGGTTCGACCGCGCTCAACGTCGCCACGCGATAGCATTTCAGGACGTCGGCAGGGATAAGAAGGGCATCTATCTTCAATCGGCTGACTTGAACGAAATGCAGTCGATGAACATCGACCATATGCGCAGGGGCTTTGATTATATACTGCAAGATGGTCGGGTGATGGACGGGCAAGACCCCGTCGTCGAAATTGAAGACGACAATCATATCCGCGTCCGTCTGCCAGCGTGCCCGATCTATATCGAAGGCATCGTCCATGACGTACCCGATGCAACCTTTGTACTTCCCAATAAAGGCGACCTGACAATCGGTGTCCGGAGCATGGAAGTGCTGATAACCGACGTCGTCGACGTGGAATTGAAAGGCTCGATCCCCGGCACCGAAGCTTACATGGAAGAAGGTCCGGGCCGGGTCGAGATTACCGTGCTGTGGGGCCACTCTCAGGACGGCGACCCGAAGCCTCTCGTTTCCGTTTATCAGGTCCGCGACGGCGTTATTCTCACGACGTCGACGAATATTGATTTCTCGGAAATCTACAAGGCGATTGAAGGCTATTCACGCGAGAGCAATGGCTCTTACGTTTATGACGGCTTTCTGATCACTGCACTCGGCCCGAAGGCCAACGGCAAGCAAGGTTTTTCGGTTTCGGAAGGTACTGCTTACGTCAACGGTCGACGCATCAGCCGACGTCAGTCGTTGCCTTTCGAGGTCGAGGAAAAGCCAGACCTGCGCAATGTCGACGCCGAACCGCATCCGTTTACCGAGGCGACCGGCGGAACGCAGACTTTCAAGGTATCGAAAGCCCCGATCTCATCGATACGGCGCGTCACTGTTGAAAAGGAAATCACCGAAAGCGTTCTTCATGGGCCGTTCTCCGGCGCTGTCGATCCTCTCGCGCATCCTTCGGTAACTGCGATCCTTGAAATCAAACAAGGCGGCACGGTTTATACCTCGCCTGCTAGTTGGCTTCTTTCGCAGGGACAAATCGACTGGTCGCCCTCCGGAGCGGAACCCGCTCCCGGTTCGACCTATTCCGTCAAGTATCGGTACAACGAGAATATCCAGCCCGACGAGGTCACGCGCGATACTGTGAAAGTGACCGGAGCGGCCAAGGATACGAACGTTCTTATCGATTATGCCTACAAGCTTCCGCGTATCGATGCCGTCTGCATGGATACGACCGGATCAATGGTCTATGTGACCGGGACGTCTGCCGTATCGCGTCCTCGCCCTCCGATTGTATCGGACAGCATGATAGAGCTTGCACGCATATCGAACGATTGGGGGAAAAAGCCATTCGTTGAAAGCACCGGCGTTCGCAACGTGCCCTATAGCGAAATTCAGGACATTCGCACAATGTTGCTCGACGTTTACGATCTCGTCGCGCAGGAGCGTCTTAAGAATGACGTTTCCGCCCGAGACGTTGGTGCGAAACGCGGGCTATTCGTCGATCCGCTCCGCAATGATGCGATGCGCGATCAAGGCATTGCGCAGACGGCGGCGGTATTCGGCGGCAAAATGACATTGCCGATTTATGCCCGTCTTCACGAGTTCCCGGCCTTTGTGGGTATCCGTCATCTGGAGTTTTCCGAAGTTGCCGTCATTCGCCAGCCCCGGCGAAGCAAGGCAATGAAGATCAATCCCTATCAGACGTTTACCCCGATGCCAGGGCGCGCAAGCATTGAGCCGTCAACGGACGTTTGGACAGACAAACAGACGGTTTGGACTTCACCGGAAACACAAGCTTTCGAAGCCAATGAGGGTGAGTTCATCAGCGGTATCTCGCTTGAACAAAAGGTCGAAAAAGTAAGCGAGCGCGTCGTCAATGCTGAATTTATCCGGCAGCGCGACGTTAATTTCCGGCTGGAAGGCTTCATCGAAGGTGAAACTTTGGTGGTTGTCGACTTCGACGGCGTAGAAGTAACCCCTACAGTGTCCGGACCTGCCGATGAAGATGGCGTCATAACAGGGCACTTCACAACCCCGCCGAATATTCCGGCGGGTTCCAAGTCGATCTACTTCCAAGGTTCGGTCGGGACAGAAGCGGGTTGCACCTATGTCGGACGCGGCTCGATCACAGTTGAGGAATATCGTCTAACGTCGTCGCTCGAAACAACGACCGAAACGATGCCGCAGCCGGTCGTAAACAACACCGTTATCAACAACGTGACGAACGTCACCAACGTAACGAATGTTGCTGCGAACAACTCGACCCCTATCGTTCGCAGAGAAGGAAGCGACGGCGGTGGCGGTCACGATCCGCTTGCACAGACGTTCACGCTCGCGCAATCGTGGTGCTTGTCGAGCATTCGTTTGATGTGCGCAAAGATCGGCTCTCGAAGCAATTCGATTGCCGTGCAGCTTCGGACGGTTGAAGTCGGAATGCCAACGCAAACGGTTCTCGCCGAAGCGTTTGTCCCCGGCACCGATTTGGTTGAAGGCGAAGTCTTTACGGCTCGTTTCAATTTCCCGGTCTTCCTACAAGGCGGGCGGGAATTTGCTTTCGTTGCGCTGACAGACGATGCCGAACATTCCTTGTTCGTTGCAGAGATTGGCAAGATCGATCTCGATACACAGGCGGTTATTTCCGAACAGCCTTTTACCGTCGGCGTGCTCCTGTCCTCGTCGAACGCTTCGACATGGACGGTTCACAATGAAGCGGACCTTTGGTTTGAAATGATCGGCTGTCGCTTTGATCCTGTTGAGAGGGTTGTCCCTATCGGCACATTCAAGGCGAACAAAATGTCCGACGTGATCATTCGCGCCGGTGTTGAATATCCCGATCCTTCGGTCGATGTGTCAATCAGACTTCGCCGTCCGAGTGGCGAAACCATCACGACAGCACCTTCGCAAACGATCCGGTTCGATGAGTATATTCAGAACGAGGATATTCAAGTCGAGGCGATCTTGCGTGGCACGGAACGCATAACGCCGTTCTTGTTCCCCGATATTCAGATTATCGAGGGCGAGATACAGCCGACCGCAAACTATGCAACGCGCGCGATCGATGCCGCAGACACAAACCGCGTCCTTGTAACATTGGATGCGCGTTTGCCTGCGGGGTCATCGGCAACGGTTCAAATCGGAATGCCGGATGATTATCCGAATATCCCGGTTTCCAGCGCCACCCAACTCGGCGACGGCCTCGTCGAGCAAACCTTCATCCGTTCCGCCTATCCGGCGGCAAACCTCGACGCGCGAACGCTGATAACGATTACCGGCACGCCAGCGGCGCGGCCGGAAATCTCGGCCGTTCGCATGCTACTTTCAAAGGTGTGA
- a CDS encoding phage head-tail joining protein, with protein MATIDERIAALEDAIATGAKKVIFHSGGTRREVEYHSLKDVREALNDLRARKSGRSRTILAALD; from the coding sequence ATGGCGACGATTGATGAACGGATTGCAGCGCTCGAAGATGCAATTGCTACTGGCGCGAAAAAAGTCATCTTCCATTCCGGCGGCACCCGCCGCGAGGTGGAATATCATTCCCTGAAAGATGTGCGTGAAGCATTGAACGATTTGCGTGCACGCAAGTCGGGCCGCTCGCGCACCATATTGGCGGCGTTAGACTGA
- a CDS encoding phage terminase large subunit family protein: MTAALTILRRAVWEALTPPPKLRLSEWIEKTVYLPEGVSSVKGQVRLWPPQNEIADAIGDSAIERVTLVKPVRVGFTTLLTSAMASFCSNDPSPILLLLPTESDCRDYMVSDVEPIFDASPDLEGLLTGDVDEGGRNTLLSRRFPGGFLKVIAAKSPRNLRRHNVRILFIDEADGMTATKEGSPILLAERRTLSYTDRKIVIGSTPVHEATSHVLQAYGNSDQRIYEVPCPECGHFHEIQWSDIHWPEGEPEKAYYVCRECGSVIEERHKPGMVTNGRWRALKPEIKDHAGFRMNALISLLPNASWRLLAKEFVEAKNHPDKLQTFVNTILAQGWKENTDELDDIELASRAEDFSLVSEPPEDESETGTTGIPIQVLIITAGVDVQDDRLEVTFIGWDKEGIPYALGHIVIWGRYDDHTTWSELDVALGTQWDHPLGGKIKVEATCIDSSDGETMETVYRYAFPRFRRRVFAIKGVGGNRPWIEKSKSTVKGGKLFIVGVDGIKSHIFGRLARASSMRFSKALPDVWFEQLVGEQLVVKYSRGQTIRQFVPVPGRRHEALDCTVYAFAARQMVNANWAHREGELSTPPETKRVSNIPEIAPSEWL, from the coding sequence ATGACGGCAGCGTTGACGATATTGCGACGAGCAGTATGGGAGGCATTGACGCCACCACCGAAGCTGCGTCTGTCGGAATGGATTGAAAAAACCGTCTATCTTCCAGAAGGGGTTTCTTCGGTTAAGGGGCAGGTAAGACTATGGCCTCCGCAGAATGAAATCGCAGACGCTATCGGCGATAGCGCCATTGAGCGAGTGACACTGGTAAAGCCCGTTCGTGTCGGCTTCACCACGCTTCTCACCAGTGCAATGGCAAGTTTTTGCTCGAATGATCCGTCGCCAATCCTGCTGTTGCTGCCAACAGAGTCGGATTGTCGCGATTATATGGTTTCTGATGTTGAGCCGATCTTTGATGCTTCACCCGATCTAGAAGGGTTACTGACAGGTGACGTTGATGAGGGCGGGCGTAATACGCTCCTGTCACGTCGCTTTCCCGGTGGTTTCCTTAAAGTAATTGCAGCAAAGTCACCGCGTAACCTTCGACGCCACAATGTGCGCATTCTCTTCATCGACGAAGCGGACGGTATGACTGCAACGAAGGAAGGCTCACCAATACTTTTGGCTGAGCGCCGTACCTTGTCTTATACTGATCGTAAAATCGTCATTGGATCGACGCCTGTCCATGAGGCGACAAGCCACGTGCTTCAAGCTTACGGCAATTCAGATCAGCGAATCTATGAAGTGCCTTGTCCAGAGTGCGGACACTTTCATGAGATCCAGTGGTCAGACATACACTGGCCAGAAGGTGAACCCGAAAAGGCATATTATGTCTGCCGGGAATGCGGCTCGGTCATTGAAGAACGGCATAAGCCGGGCATGGTCACGAATGGCCGATGGCGAGCACTGAAGCCAGAAATTAAGGATCATGCGGGATTCAGAATGAATGCCCTGATCTCGCTTCTACCGAATGCATCGTGGCGATTGCTGGCGAAGGAGTTTGTAGAAGCTAAAAACCATCCGGATAAGCTGCAAACTTTCGTCAATACGATCCTTGCACAAGGTTGGAAGGAGAATACCGACGAGCTGGATGATATCGAGCTTGCAAGCCGTGCCGAAGATTTCAGTCTGGTGTCGGAACCACCAGAGGATGAGAGCGAAACCGGCACCACCGGAATACCGATCCAAGTTCTTATCATTACCGCAGGCGTCGACGTTCAGGATGATCGTCTGGAAGTCACCTTCATTGGTTGGGACAAAGAGGGCATTCCTTACGCTCTCGGACACATAGTCATTTGGGGGCGCTACGACGATCATACGACATGGTCGGAATTGGATGTCGCTCTTGGTACGCAGTGGGATCATCCTCTTGGCGGCAAGATCAAGGTTGAGGCGACCTGCATTGACAGCTCGGACGGCGAAACGATGGAAACTGTCTATCGTTATGCGTTCCCACGTTTTCGCAGACGTGTGTTTGCGATTAAGGGTGTGGGCGGCAACCGGCCTTGGATTGAGAAATCCAAGTCAACTGTGAAGGGCGGAAAGCTTTTCATCGTCGGTGTCGATGGCATCAAAAGCCATATCTTCGGTCGCTTGGCGCGTGCCAGTTCTATGCGCTTTTCAAAGGCTCTGCCGGACGTTTGGTTTGAGCAGCTCGTCGGTGAGCAGCTCGTTGTCAAATACTCACGCGGTCAAACGATCCGGCAATTTGTGCCAGTGCCTGGACGACGGCATGAGGCGCTTGATTGCACGGTCTACGCCTTTGCAGCGCGACAGATGGTCAATGCCAACTGGGCGCATCGTGAAGGCGAGCTTTCCACCCCGCCCGAAACCAAACGTGTTTCAAACATACCAGAAATCGCACCTTCGGAGTGGTTGTAA
- a CDS encoding phage baseplate assembly protein V, producing MADFIDEFVEMQRRVFELERRAANRKRTGTVQKLDLGKGLARVLIENDGDRPFLSPWVPWKEIAAGGISSHIPPTIGQQVDVVSESGDLTDGTIDFSTHSNANPRPHNGPEAVIVKGSARLFIGDDTVTIDAPNIAFRASSGTLG from the coding sequence ATGGCTGATTTCATTGATGAGTTCGTGGAAATGCAAAGGCGGGTGTTCGAGCTTGAACGTCGCGCTGCAAATCGCAAGCGAACAGGCACCGTACAGAAGCTTGATCTAGGTAAAGGTCTTGCGCGTGTTCTGATAGAAAACGACGGGGATCGGCCTTTTCTTTCTCCGTGGGTGCCCTGGAAGGAAATCGCCGCAGGCGGGATATCCTCGCATATTCCTCCCACTATTGGACAGCAGGTCGACGTTGTTTCAGAAAGCGGCGACCTCACCGACGGTACTATCGACTTTTCTACTCACTCCAACGCAAATCCGCGACCTCATAACGGCCCTGAGGCTGTTATCGTAAAGGGCAGTGCCCGGTTATTCATAGGCGACGATACGGTGACAATTGATGCGCCGAACATCGCTTTTAGAGCGTCCAGCGGAACGCTAGGATAA
- a CDS encoding baseplate J/gp47 family protein — MAFDLTTYPKPDVIETLDYEVILSQRIALLKELWRIIRQKHPELPDYDVELLETDPIQITEEAEAYREMLVRARINDAALANLLAFAGGADLDHLAAFYDVDRLEGEGDEPFRDRIVLEIKGRSPGGGAYWYEAAARRADVRIRSAKAFREDFWPIIHIAILSRENGGIPDSAMLGAVTDIVTSDRVRTLNDTIIVEAAVTTTTDIEANVWLLPSAPLIDLSPLETALRKSWDSETAIGFDLVPSWIEAKLHLAGVQRVEMVSPTDPVVASPGTAIAIGAIKLNYMGRDY, encoded by the coding sequence ATGGCGTTCGATCTTACGACCTATCCGAAGCCGGACGTCATCGAAACTCTTGACTACGAAGTGATCCTTTCGCAGCGCATAGCGCTGCTTAAGGAGCTTTGGCGGATAATCCGGCAAAAGCACCCCGAATTACCGGACTATGACGTCGAACTTCTGGAAACCGATCCAATCCAGATTACGGAAGAGGCCGAAGCATATCGGGAAATGCTTGTCCGTGCGCGCATCAATGATGCCGCACTGGCTAATCTATTGGCTTTCGCTGGTGGTGCTGACCTAGATCATTTGGCCGCTTTTTACGATGTTGATCGCCTCGAAGGTGAGGGTGACGAGCCTTTTAGGGATCGCATCGTTCTTGAAATCAAAGGGAGATCACCCGGTGGCGGCGCTTACTGGTATGAGGCGGCGGCGCGGCGGGCTGATGTGCGCATACGCAGCGCCAAAGCATTCCGTGAGGATTTTTGGCCGATCATCCATATTGCTATTCTCTCCCGCGAAAATGGTGGGATTCCCGACAGTGCGATGCTTGGTGCGGTAACGGACATTGTCACAAGCGACCGCGTTCGCACCCTCAACGACACAATAATCGTCGAGGCCGCAGTCACGACAACAACAGATATCGAGGCAAACGTCTGGCTCCTTCCTTCTGCGCCTCTGATAGATCTATCGCCTCTAGAAACAGCGCTCCGGAAATCATGGGATTCCGAAACCGCAATCGGTTTTGATCTCGTTCCTTCATGGATTGAAGCAAAGCTTCATCTCGCTGGCGTTCAACGGGTTGAAATGGTTTCACCAACTGATCCAGTCGTTGCCTCTCCGGGAACTGCAATCGCTATTGGGGCAATCAAACTCAACTATATGGGGCGCGATTACTAA
- a CDS encoding DUF2190 family protein, which yields MRNYIQPGKTITVPAPADVKSGELVVVGSLFGVAEFSAAEGDPVEIATEGVFELPKEQAQAWTVGAKVYYVAADKVLTTTATGNTFIGHATEAVANPSGSGAVRLSV from the coding sequence ATGAGAAATTATATCCAGCCCGGCAAGACGATTACTGTGCCAGCTCCTGCCGATGTGAAATCCGGCGAACTAGTTGTCGTCGGTAGTCTGTTTGGCGTTGCAGAGTTTTCAGCTGCAGAAGGCGATCCGGTCGAAATTGCGACCGAAGGCGTCTTTGAATTGCCCAAAGAACAAGCGCAGGCTTGGACCGTTGGTGCCAAAGTCTACTATGTCGCCGCAGACAAAGTTCTGACGACGACAGCGACGGGCAATACCTTTATCGGTCACGCGACTGAAGCGGTTGCCAATCCTTCCGGATCCGGCGCTGTTCGTCTGTCAGTGTAA
- a CDS encoding phage tail protein, with protein sequence MADRTALLPSNATVLEKTLSEALDRTPELSPGIVELRGFKFHPIDRVVPYLVSEYGLSEVAEYLPNLRDVIREGIQWQRLIGTPAAIHKSLRWINHDGDIEEFPATARKWWWFQIHLPFEPNNTQFLRPMTRLVMSSKPLRSEFARMTAGWDVRAFRLNEHRLNGDAGLNTWSGTRKEPGGPVVSIRVNHRKQIVVPTGGRVDVKDIQNVEMVRTVRANIPVNQLSARFASLAAVRVEYRNRATVAFQNAPFVHQPFGAPVPRVQTGSE encoded by the coding sequence ATGGCAGACCGAACCGCGTTGCTTCCAAGCAATGCGACGGTGCTGGAAAAAACGCTTTCGGAGGCCCTTGACCGGACCCCGGAATTGTCACCCGGCATTGTCGAATTGCGCGGGTTTAAGTTCCACCCGATAGACAGGGTCGTCCCCTATCTGGTCTCTGAATACGGCCTCTCTGAAGTCGCCGAATACCTTCCAAACCTTCGCGACGTTATTCGCGAGGGCATACAATGGCAGCGATTAATTGGAACCCCTGCGGCGATCCATAAGTCGTTGCGGTGGATCAATCACGACGGGGACATTGAGGAATTTCCGGCAACTGCGCGCAAGTGGTGGTGGTTTCAAATTCACCTGCCGTTTGAGCCGAACAATACGCAGTTTCTCCGGCCTATGACGCGCTTGGTAATGTCGTCAAAGCCTCTCCGGTCGGAATTCGCGAGAATGACCGCCGGTTGGGACGTACGGGCGTTTCGCCTGAATGAGCATCGGCTCAATGGTGACGCTGGCCTTAACACTTGGTCGGGCACACGAAAAGAACCGGGCGGGCCTGTCGTTTCAATTCGCGTCAACCATCGGAAGCAAATTGTTGTTCCGACCGGCGGGCGCGTCGACGTCAAAGATATCCAGAATGTCGAAATGGTTCGCACTGTTCGAGCGAACATTCCGGTCAATCAGCTTTCAGCGCGCTTTGCCTCACTAGCTGCGGTTCGGGTCGAGTACCGCAACCGCGCAACGGTCGCATTTCAGAATGCGCCGTTTGTTCATCAACCTTTCGGCGCTCCGGTGCCGCGTGTCCAAACAGGATCAGAATAA
- a CDS encoding HK97 family phage prohead protease: protein MTKLNLRKMPDSLPMQMQEVRLLPSGIDVETRTVSLVWTTGATVRRRRYVGWDTVVPFDEVLVVSDKAIDLSRMNAGAPVLDSHSVWSTFSQVAVVERAWIDGGEGKASVRFPKAGIDERADRMFGLVSDGIIKNVSVGYSIDKIRIEEATKKGEVEKVFVERWTPNEISFVTVPADPDAQVRSQAGTFPLSYEGGSFSGIAAAARMRMAEAVRLIG from the coding sequence ATGACGAAACTTAATCTGCGCAAAATGCCAGACAGTTTGCCCATGCAAATGCAAGAGGTACGGTTGCTGCCGTCTGGCATTGATGTCGAAACCCGGACTGTTAGTCTGGTCTGGACAACTGGCGCTACTGTTCGCCGTCGACGCTATGTCGGGTGGGATACGGTCGTTCCATTTGATGAAGTTCTTGTCGTTAGCGACAAGGCCATTGACCTATCCCGCATGAATGCTGGCGCTCCGGTTCTCGACAGTCATTCGGTCTGGTCGACATTCTCACAGGTCGCAGTGGTCGAACGGGCGTGGATTGATGGCGGTGAAGGGAAGGCATCTGTACGTTTTCCGAAAGCCGGTATCGATGAGCGCGCAGATCGCATGTTTGGGCTTGTTTCCGACGGCATCATCAAGAATGTGTCGGTCGGCTATTCCATCGACAAGATCCGGATCGAGGAAGCCACGAAAAAGGGCGAAGTTGAAAAGGTATTTGTTGAGCGCTGGACGCCGAACGAAATCTCTTTTGTCACTGTCCCAGCAGATCCCGACGCACAGGTGCGCTCGCAGGCTGGCACATTTCCGCTCTCATATGAGGGTGGTAGCTTCTCAGGCATTGCAGCAGCCGCACGAATGAGAATGGCGGAAGCTGTTCGCCTCATCGGCTGA
- a CDS encoding GPW/gp25 family protein, whose product MSSSGVNRVDGRPLSNFEHVRQSIEVILTTAIGSRVMRREFGSEVLNLIDRPLTDRVILAVYSAVVMAIAQWEPRFAVTGCKISRADETGKLSLQIFGIYYPRGHLGDFSRPEDAQTRVFFERQ is encoded by the coding sequence ATGTCTTCAAGCGGCGTCAATCGCGTGGACGGGCGGCCATTGTCGAACTTCGAACACGTCCGGCAGTCGATTGAAGTCATATTGACGACGGCAATCGGCTCCCGCGTGATGCGCCGCGAGTTCGGTTCGGAAGTCCTGAACTTGATCGACCGTCCCTTAACCGACCGCGTCATCCTCGCCGTTTACTCGGCTGTCGTGATGGCGATAGCACAGTGGGAACCTCGTTTTGCTGTGACCGGTTGCAAGATCAGCAGAGCTGATGAAACCGGCAAGCTCTCGCTGCAAATTTTCGGCATCTATTATCCGCGGGGACATTTGGGCGACTTTTCCAGACCGGAAGATGCTCAAACGCGGGTTTTCTTTGAAAGGCAATAA
- a CDS encoding PAAR domain-containing protein has translation MPLIARLGDAGSHGGSITTSAAKWECEGALIARRGDTYACPIHGSNPIVGGSGKFICEGEPIARHGDATACGATLISGASRWSCD, from the coding sequence ATGCCACTTATAGCCCGGCTAGGCGATGCCGGGTCGCACGGCGGTTCGATCACAACATCGGCAGCAAAATGGGAATGCGAAGGAGCTTTGATTGCTCGTCGCGGCGATACCTATGCGTGCCCGATACATGGTTCAAACCCGATTGTTGGCGGCTCTGGAAAATTCATCTGTGAAGGCGAGCCAATTGCTCGCCATGGCGACGCAACGGCCTGTGGGGCAACGCTAATTTCTGGCGCGTCCCGATGGTCATGCGATTAA